One Terriglobales bacterium genomic region harbors:
- a CDS encoding VOC family protein: MPPTLANGKICYIEMPADDVRRSADFYTKVFGWNIRKRGDGNIAFDDTTGQVSGTWVVGRPPSSTPGLLIYIMVDSVAATIKAVMAQGCEIVQDVGADAPEITARFRDPGGNVLGLYQQPSGSSSSNK; the protein is encoded by the coding sequence ATGCCCCCTACACTCGCCAACGGCAAGATATGTTACATCGAGATGCCCGCTGACGACGTCCGTCGTTCGGCTGATTTCTACACCAAGGTTTTCGGCTGGAACATCAGGAAGCGTGGCGACGGTAACATCGCATTCGACGACACCACCGGCCAAGTGAGCGGCACCTGGGTGGTCGGCCGGCCACCGTCTTCAACGCCGGGTCTGCTCATCTATATTATGGTTGATAGCGTGGCCGCGACCATCAAGGCTGTCATGGCCCAGGGATGCGAGATCGTGCAAGACGTCGGCGCGGATGCGCCCGAGATCACCGCCAGGTTCCGCGATCCCGGAGGCAACGTGCTCGGCCTCTACCAGCAGCCCAGCGGCTCTTCTTCTTCCAACAAGTAA